From the Purpureocillium takamizusanense chromosome 6, complete sequence genome, one window contains:
- the VAC7 gene encoding Vacuolar inheritance and morphology protein (EggNog:ENOG503NVYD~COG:S~TransMembrane:1 (i639-662o)) encodes MQRNDPPAPTAKTPPAGDAAQPAAPATASTMTGQQTAASGGSNLTSAYAPASGAQTSKNSSAANSNSQSPIASRDGSPARNPRRNSSTQRLSSRSRNNSQHDPSPSRPARTSIPEPTTSAPRALSSSTTPSLRPASKEPQIQAPTPQKPPIVQELRDNPKWPVSPRIRSPPPQLAKPSAAATRRSEQEPPSISVQRPTPSPHPSDPQLPTPESDTDDSHMQSGIRTPARGPLETVQEVSQNNSPAHPRDSALVEHIKEKLSGADPYADAALSDTGAMQKTKPSISGSQSASEVAKNEARRPTSVPPPLVSRQSSALSTKQSKSSKPEGSTQNMTVETETVPSVPQIALTTNQKMEGGNGTLKAKPSTETIKPKKKEKKPTRKQPAVSSATGSKADIFEAKIASAVDEANTSDSEETFVYDSNPPDTAERSNRRFHSRTPSATSMASQADRQNLRSIYGVMQDGSHSSSHPHGPVPKKSMKFVNTFNGNASDSLTPGEEDGKGTGRSAGGSARGTVRHHHHIGRWGRQPGNGHASLFDNESPFPNAAKSKLGSTTSRNSSGPPSPRNYHSARGHLSTKRSNMQMSSSYDLDDTTGADDERTPLLEQGRSYRGGRNRRGPHNLRQAESQTYTRRSSYLNRFAACLVLTMMFLLVITGAIGFMFATSQPMTGIEIVSITNVVTSQQVLMYDLTVKAHNPNIVVVTIDHANLEIFAKSEHAGTDSEWRSHNPNDFYARDDPINDPPKDPGEGDDGDSRPNVLLGRITEFDSPLTFEGSLFHQGSSTSSAEMQLANPGNDTAGGSERWERIYQNEFDLIIKGVVKYSLPLSAHIRSATVSGRTTVKPNSANDPSRKPNNTLSAFP; translated from the exons ATGCAGCGCAACGACCCTCCCGCACCCACGGCCAAGACTCCGCCCGCCGGTGACGCTGCACAacctgccgcgccggccacggcgagtACAATGACGGGTCAACagaccgccgcctcgggcggctcCAACCTGACGTCTGCATATGCGCCCGCGTCTGGCGCGCAGACCTCGAAGAACTCGTCAGCGGCCAACTCCAACTCCCAGTCTCCCATAGCCTCCCGAGACGGATCTCCCGCTCGAAACCCAAGAAGGAATTCGTCGACACAACGACTCAGCTCTCGCTCTCGAAATAATAGCCAGCACGAcccgagcccgtcgaggccTGCCAGGACGAGCATCCCCGAACCTACTACGTCAGCCCCGCGggcgctctcgtcgtccacaACACCAAGTTTACGCCCAGCAAGCAAGGAGCCGCAAATACAGGCTCCGACGCCACAGAAGCCGCCTATAGTGCAGGAGCTTAGAGATAATCCCAAGTGGCCCGTCTCACCGCGCATAcggtcaccgccgccgcagctggcGAAGCCaagtgctgctgctactcgACGAAGCGAGCAGGAACCACCGTCCATCAGCGTCCAGCGGCCAACTCCGTCGCCACACCCTTCTGATCCCCAACTGCCGACCCCAGAAAGCGACACAGATGACTCGCACATGCAGTCGGGTATTCGGACTCCGGCTCGCGGCCCCTTGGAGACCGTCCAAGAGGTCAGCCAGAATAACTCTCCTGCGCACCCCCGCGACAGCGCACTGGTGGAGCACATCAAGGAGAAGCTTAGCGGCGCCGACCCATACGCGGACGCTGCCTTGAGCGATACTGGTGCGATGCAGAAGACCAAGCCCAGTATCTCTGGCTCGCAGTCTGCGAGCGAGGTGGCCAAGAacgaggcgaggaggccgacctcGGTTCCCCCTCCGCTCGTCTCACGACAGTCTAGCGCCCTGTCGACAAAGCAGTCGAAGTCATCGAAGCCCGAGGGCTCAACACAGAACATGACGGTGGAGACCGAGACCGTTCCCAGCGTACCCCAAATAGCGCTTACTACAAACCAAAAAATGGaaggcggcaacggcaccctCAAGGCGAAACCAAGTACGGAAACGATCAAACCGAAGAaaaaggagaagaagcctACACGAAAGCAGCCGGCTGTTAGCTCGGCAACAG GCTCCAAGGCGGATATCTTCGAGGCCAAAAttgccagcgccgtcgacgaggccaacaCGTCTGATTCGGAAGAAACATTTGTGTATGACTCTAACCCGCCTGACACCGCCGAGCGATCAAACCGACGCTTTCATTCCCGGACACCCAGTGCAACGTCCATGGCAAGCCAAGCAGACCGCCAAAACCTCCGATCCATCTACGGCGTCATGCAAGATGGGAGTCACAGTTCTAGCCACCCTCACGGACCGGTCCCGAAGAAGAGCATGAAGTTTGTCAACACTTTCAACGGCAATGCGAGCGATAGCTTGACCCCTGGtgaggaggacggcaagggcacTGGGCGGAGCGCTGGCGGTTCTGCCAGAGGCACTgtccgccaccatcatcataTTGGTAGATGGGGGCGTCAACCTGGCAACGGCCATGCTTCGCTGTTCGACAACGAGTCTCCGTTCCCCAATGCTGCCAAATCCAAGCTAGGCAGCACCACGTCCCGAAACTCGTCTGGACCGCCCAGCCCTCGCAACTACCACTCTGCTCGCGGACACCTAAGCACTAAGCGGTCCAATATGCAAATGTCTTCGAGCTACGATTTGGATGACACCActggtgccgacgacgaacgaACACCTCTACTTGAGCAGGGCCGCTCTtaccgcggcgggcggaatAGGCGTGGGCCACACAACCTGCGGCAAGCGGAATCGCAGACATATACGAGACGCTCCTCGTATCTGAACCGCTTTGCTGCCTGTCTTGTCCTGACCATGATGTTCCTCTTGGTCATCACTGGGGCAATTGGATTCATGTTTGCGACGTCGCAACCTATGACGGGCATCGAGATAGTCTCCATCACGAACGTGGTGACTAGCCAGCAAGTGTTGATGTATGATCTCACCGTCAAGGCACACAACCCCAATATCGTGGTCGTCACCATCGACCACGCGAACCTGGAGATTTTCGCCAAATCAGAACACGCTGGCACGGATTCGGAATGGAGGTCACACAACCCTAATGACTTTTACGCTCGAGACGATCCAATCAATGACCCGCCCAAAGATCCCGGCGaaggcgatgacggcgactCTAGACCAAATGTTTTACTCGGTCGGATCACCGAGTTCGACAGTCCACTTACTTTTGAAGGCTCATTGTTCCATCAgggcagctcgacgtcgagcgccgAGATGCAGCTGGCCAATCCCGGGAACGATACAGCAGGTGGCTCGGAGCGGTGGGAGCGTATCTACCAAAACGAATTTgacctcatcatcaaggGTGTGGTCAAATACAGCCTCCCCCTGAGCGCTCACATTCGTAGCGCCACCGTGTCGGGGCGAACCACTGTCAAGCCCAACTCAGCCAACGATCCCTCCCGCAAACCGAACAACACCCTTTCAGCATTCCCTTGA
- the DIM1 gene encoding 18S rRNA (adenine(1779)-N(6)/adenine(1780)-N(6))-dimethyltransferase (EggNog:ENOG503NU08~COG:H~BUSCO:EOG09263720), producing the protein MAKTKQAKRGSGSSTPYERPGGGSGSAKNTVFKFNTNFGQHILKNPGVSDAIVDKAYLKPTDTVLEIGPGTGNLTVRILEKAKKCICVELDPRMAAEVTKRVQGKPEQRKLEVILGDVIKTELPAFDVCISNTPYQISSPLVFKLLAMPNPPRTSILMFQREFALRLTARPGDALYCRLSVNAQFWAKITHVMKVGKNNFRPPPQVESSVVRIEPKIGKDRPNVSWDEWDGLLRVCFVRKNKTLRASWLGTKEVLAMVERNYRTWCAMNGVPVDDSLIDDDGDDDGGDADMVMDGGGDAPAEDGAADEGMDVDADDAPDFFKEMRAAGAAIPKTKSKRKKTKVAELVREKIRKVLEDVTELADKRAGKCDENDFLRLLSAFNDEGIHFS; encoded by the exons ATGGCGAAAACGAAGCAAGCGAAGCGCGGCAGCGGGTCGAGCACGCCGTACGAGagacccggcggcggcagcgggtcgGCCAAGAACACTGTCTTCAAGTTCAACACCAACTTCGGCCAGCACATCCTCAAGAACCCCGGTGTgtccgacgccatcgtcgacaaggccTACCTCAAGCCCACCGACACCGTCCTCGAAATCGGCCCCGGAACGGGTAACCTGACGGTCCGGATATTAGAAAAGGCCAAGAAGTGCATATGTGTGGAGCTGGACCCGCGAATGGCGGCCGAAGTGACGAAGCGAGTCCAGGGGAAACCCGAGCAGCGCAAGCTCGAGGTGATTCTGGGCGATGTGATCAAGACGGAGCTGCCAGCGTTTGATGTTTGCATTTCAAATACCCCTTACCAG ATCTCTTCACCCCTCGTCTTCAAGCTCCTCGCCATGCCCAACCCGCCGCGCACCTCCATCCTCATGTTCCAGCGCGAATTCGCCCTCCGCCTGACAGCCCGTCCCGGCGACGCCCTCTACTGCCGCCTCTCCGTCAACGCCCAGTTCTGGGCCAAGATCACGCACGTCATGAAGGTCGGCAAGAATAACTTTCGCCCCCCGCCGCAGGTCGAGTCCTCGGTCGTGCGCATCGAGCCCAAGATCGGCAAGGACCGGCCCAACGTCAGCTGGGACGAGTGGGACGGCCTCCTGCGCGTGTGCTTTGTGCGCAAGAACAAGACGCTGCGCGCGAGCTGGCTCGGCACTAAGGAGGTGCTCGCCATGGTCGAGCGCAACTACCGCACCTGGTGCGCCATGAACGGCGTGCCTGTCGACGACTCCTTGatcgatgacgacggcgacgacgacggcggcgatgcggacATGGTtatggacggcggcggcgacgcgcccgccgaggacggcgccgcagacgagggcatggacgttgacgccgacgacgcccccgaCTTCTTCAAGGagatgcgcgccgcgggcgccgccatccccaAGACCAAGAGCAAGCGCAAGAAGACAAAGGTCGCTGAGCTGGTCCGCGAGAAGATCCGcaaggtcctcgaggacgtgacggagctggccgacaaGCGCGCTGGCAAGTGCGACGAGAACGACTTCTTGCGGCTGCTCTCTGCTTTTAATGATGAGGGCATTCACTTTTCCTAA
- the prp1 gene encoding U4/U6 x U5 tri-snRNP complex subunit Prp1 (EggNog:ENOG503NUH9~COG:A) translates to MSGRRDFLSQPAPENYVAGLGRGATGFTTRSDLGPARDGPSEDQIKEALAKRAAQLGIAQDGKDGKKGKDDQGDDDNDEARYQDPDNEVGLFAGGVYDKDDEEADRIWEWVDERMDRRKRQREEREQAEREEFERNNPKIQQQFSDLKRALGTVTDDEWASLPEVGDLTGKNRRSKQALRQRFYAVPDSVLAAARDSTEMSTTVTDDGTATGREGSDGTMTNFAEIGAARDKVLKSRLEQASQSAGTESSVAGSASTIDPQGYITNLNKMQMNGQTQVGDINRVRELLQSVVKTNPNNALGWIAAARLEELASKIVAARKTIDKGCVQCPKSEDAWLENIRLNHESPNAKIIARKAIESNPRSVRLWVEAMRLENIPSNKKRVIRQALDHLPESEALWKEAVNLEEDPDDARLMLAKATELIPLSVDLWLALARLETPENAQKVLNRARKAVPTSHEIWIAAARLQEQLGQADKVNVMKRAVQVLAKESAMPTREEWIGEAEKCEEEGATATCQNIIFETLGWKLDEDDDRKDIWMEDARASINRGKYATARAIYAYALRVFVHSKTMWTAAADLERNHGTRDTLWQLLEKAVEACPRSEDLWMMLAKEKWQAGSVDGARLVLKRAFQQNPDNEDIWLAAVKLESDSGNVDQARKLLQIAREQASTDRVWMKSVAFERVHGNLDAALDMVLTALQRFPASPKLWMQKGQIYEALDRLGQARDAYATGVKAVPRSVPLWLLYSRLEERAGLTVKARSVLDRARLAVPKSAELWCESVRLERRAGNLAQAKSMMARAQQEVPKSGLLWVEQIWHLEPRTQRKPRSLEAIKKIDNDALLFVGVARIFWGDRKLDKAQNWFEKALVLDPDCGDSWAWYYRFLCQHGTDVKREEVVSKCVQNEPKHGEAWQAVAKDPANALKSTEEVLKLVAAGLEP, encoded by the coding sequence ATGTCCGGCCGACGCGATTTCTTGAGCCAGCCGGCTCCCGAGAACTACGTCGCGGGCCTTGGtcgcggcgccacgggcttCACAACGCGATCCGATCTTGGCCCAGCGCGTGACGGCCCTAGCGAGGACCAGATTAAGGAGGCGTTGGCCAAGCGTGCTGCGCAGCTGGGAATTGCGCAGGACGGAaaggacggcaagaagggcaaagacgaccagggcgacgacgacaacgacgaagCCCGCTATCAGGACCCCGACAACGAGGTCGGCTTgttcgccggcggcgtctacgacaaggacgacgaggaggcggatcGCATCTGGGAATGGGTAGACGAGCGCATGGACCGGAGGAAGCGGCAGCGAGAAGAACGAGAGCAGGCCGAGCGCGAAGAGTTTGAGCGCAACAACCCCAAGATCCAGCAGCAGTTTTCCGACTTGAAAAGAGCGCTGGGCACGGTCACGGACGACGAGTGGGCCAGCCTGCCTGAGGTCGGAGATTTGACAGGAAAGAATCGAAGAAGCAAGCAGGCCCTGCGCCAGCGGTTCTACGCGGTGCCCGACAGcgtgctcgcggcggcgcgagactCGACCGAGATGAGCACCACAGTCACCGACGACGGAACGGCGACGGGACGCGAAGGCAGCGACGGGACGATGACCAACTTTGCGGAAattggcgccgcccgcgacaaGGTGCTCAAGTCGAGGCTCGAACAGGCGTCGCAGAGTGCCGGCACCGAGTCCTCGGTCGCTGGCAGCGCCTCGACCATCGACCCGCAGGGGTACATCACCAATCTGAACAAGATGCAGATGAATGGGCAAACGCAGGTCGGTGATATCAACCGTGTGCGAGAGCTGCTGCAGTCTGTCGTCAAGACGAACCCGAACAACGCCCTGGGATGGAtagccgccgcgcggctaGAAGAGCTCGCGAGCAAGATCGTTGCCGCGAGAAAGACGATCGACAAGGGCTGCGTGCAGTGCCCGAAGAGTGAGGACGCGTGGCTCGAAAACATCCGGCTGAATCACGAGTCGCCCAACGCGAAGATAATTGCTCGCAAGGCCATCGAGTCGAACCCTAGATCTGTTCGGCTTTGGGTCGAGGCGATGCGCCTGGAGAACATCCCCAGCAACAAGAAGCGCGTTATCCGCCAAGCGCTGGATCACCTTCCGGAGTCAGAGGCCCTGTGGAAGGAGGCCGTCAACCTGGAGGAAGACCCGGACGACGCGAGGCTCATGCTGGCCAAGGCTACAGAACTCATTCCCCTGTCGGTCGATCTATGGCTGGCCCTGGCGCGATTGGAGACACCAGAGAACGCGCAAAAGGTGCTCAACAGGGCTCGCAAGGCCGTCCCGACGTCGCACGAGATTTGGATCGCGGCCGCGCGGTTgcaggagcagctcggccaggcGGACAAGGTCAATGTCATGAAGCGAGCGGTGCAGGTGCTAGCTAAGGAATCAGCCATGCCCACACGCGAGGAATGGATTGGCGAAGCCGAGAAgtgcgaggaggagggggcaaCGGCTACGTGCCAGAACATCATATTCGAGACGCTGGGCTGGAAACtggatgaagacgacgaccgGAAAGACATATGGATGGAGGACGCGCGGGCCAGCATCAACAGGGGCAAGTATGCGACTGCTCGGGCCATCTACGCATATGCCCTCCGAGTCTTTGTGCACAGCAAGACAatgtggacggcggcggccgacctGGAGAGGAACCACGGCACCAGGGACACGCTCTGGCAGCTGCTCGAAAAGGCTGTGGAGGCGTGCCCGCGCAGCGAGGATCTATGGATGATGCTTGCCAAGGAGAAGTGGCAAGCAGGCTCCGTGGACGGCGCCCGTCTGGTGCTCAAGCGCGCGTTCCAGCAGAACCCAGACAACGAGGACATTTGGCTCGCGGCCGTCAAGCTCGAGTCGGACAGCGGCAACGTCGACCAGGCGCGCAAGCTGCTGCAGATTGCGCGAGAGCAGGCGTCGACGGACCGCGTGTGGATGAAGAGCGTGGCCTTTGAGCGCGTGCATGGCAAcctggacgcggcgctcgacaTGGTGCTcacggcgctgcagcggTTCCCCGCGTCGCCGAAGCTGTGGATGCAAAAGGGCCAGATCTACGAGGCCCTGGACAGGCTCGGGCAGGCTCGGGACGCGTACGCGACGGGCGTCAAGGCGGTGCCCCGGTCGGTACCGCTGTGGCTTCTCTACTCGCGGCtcgaggagcgggcgggcctGACGGTCAAGGCACGCTCGGTGCTGGACCGGGCGCGTCTCGCGGTGCCCAAGAGCGCGGAGCTGTGGTGCGAGTCGGTGCGGCTGGAGCGACGGGCCGGCAACCTCGCGCAGGCCaagtcgatgatggcgcgggcgcagcaggAGGTGCCCAAGAGCGGGCTGCTGTGGGTGGAGCAGATCTGGCACCTGGAGCCGCGGACGCAGCGCAAGCCGCGCAGCCTTGAGGCCATCAAGAAGATCGACAACGACGCGCTGCTGTTTGTGGGTGTGGCGCGCATCTTCTGGGGCGACcgcaagctcgacaaggcgcaAAACTGGTTCGAGaaggcgctggtgctggacCCGGACTGCGGCGACAGCTGGGCCTGGTACTACCGCTTCCTGTGCCAGCACGGCACCGACGTGAAGCGCGAGGAGGTGGTGTCCAAGTGCGTCCAAAACGAGCCCAAGCACGGCGAGGCGTggcaggccgtcgccaaggacCCAGCGAACGCGCTCAAGAGCACCGAGGAGGTGCTCAAGCTCGTTGCGGCGGGGCTGGAGCCGTGA
- a CDS encoding uncharacterized protein (EggNog:ENOG503P4QT), with translation MSKSRMPLILGLGAAGGVGYYLYSAGGNAKAAENKFESDVHKASANVKAHLPGSSPNAEGQLKGYGAQAGEKIDKAWAEADKQASKLKSETEAYAKDAKAEALKAVDKFDHKVEEGAAKAKGGISSWFGGGSK, from the exons ATGTCCAAGTCGCGGATGcccctcatcctcggcctcggtgccgccggcggcgtcggctacTACCTCTAtagcgccggcggcaacgcaaaggccgccgagaACAAGTTTGAGA GTGACGTCCACAAGGCCTCCGCCAACGTAAAGGCCCATCTCCCCGGCAGCTCCCCCAACGCCGAAGGCCAGCTCAAGGGCTAcggcgcccaggccggcgagaAGATTGACAAGGCT tgggccgaggccgacaagcAGGCGTCCAAGCTCAAGAGCGAGACCGAGGCGTacgccaaggacgccaaggcggaggccctcaaggccgtcgacaagtTCGACcacaaggtcgaggagggcgccgcaAAGGCAAAGGGCGGCATCTCGAGctggttcggcggcggcagcaagtAA
- a CDS encoding uncharacterized protein (COG:S~EggNog:ENOG503NUHX): protein MVRVRTSRRVSGLRPSDYDHEIDLVNHDEAELVQAQSSDDATRGASTSSHLASIAGQTEQDQGLQAGERTGNTSTATQQSSRDELTLAEEQLQRDRSLPTEELQHEASLPHPALRPSIEVQAPTPDAFNEASHRIMPKRPREKRETAIDILYENERGGFLCGIALFSSQALGGLDPPAWTNAYHKTSPTSIHTAQVPDPTWEWVWPEWRINHQEGMDDDGWEYSFAFGKKFSWHEARWWNSFVRRRAWIRKRAKKRLETIPSDPQLLNTDYFIIRPASYRSRTSNGTSLASSRAPSKLSSAEASISEADEPLPDIEDIETLLRTLRLARIDREKREAVENYVEHGADLEALQREMHEIMSLFVFQASRKQLLGHLMRKHEETVAKLAEKGTENKTGLTKRREALDAAITHAHEEVKRLSYWSDMKQMAENGELRSSLEAEQGWYDTDAYQGLDQSGPSAPNRGKLPGPKGKDPAS from the exons ATGGTGAGGGTCCGCACTTCTCGCCGCGTCTCCGGCCTGCGGCCAAGTGACTACGATCACGAGATCGACCTGGTCAACCATGACGAGGCAGAGCTGGTGCAGGCCCAGAGCTCCGACGATGCGACACGaggggcctcgacgagctcgcacCTGGCTTCCATTGCCGGACAGACGGAGCAGGACCAAGggctgcaggcgggcgagcggaCGGGCAACACCTCTACCGCGACACAGCAATCGAGTCGCGACGAACTCACCTTGGCCGAGGAACAGCTTCAACGAGACCGAAGCTTGCCCACagaggagctgcagcacgaAGCCAGTCTGCCGCACCCCGCATTGCGCCCGTCGATTGAAGTCCAAG CTCCGACACCCGACGCATTCAACGAGGCCAGCCACCGGATCATGCCCAAGAGACCTCGAGAAAAGCGAGAGACAGCCATAGACATTCTCTACGAAAACGAAAGAGGTGGCTTTCTCTGTGGCATTGCGCTCTTCTCGTCCCAGGCCCTCGGCGGACTGGACCCCCCAGCATGGA CCAATGCATACCATAAGACATCTCCCACGAGCATTCACACTGCGCAGGTCCCCGATCCCACCTGGGAATGGGTGTGGCCGGAGTGGCGCATCAACCACCAGGAAGGCATGGACGATGACGGTTGGGAGTACTCGTTTGCCTTTGGCAAGAAATTCTCGTGGCACGAGGCGCGGTGGTGGAACTCCTTCGTCCGCAGGCGAGCCTGGATTCGCAAAAGGGCCAAGAAAAGACTCGAAACAATACCCTCGGATCCTCAACTACTCAATACCGATTACTTCATCATCCGTCCGGCATCATATCGCAGTCGCACTTCCAACGGCACAAGTCTAGCTAGCAGCCGTGCCCCAAGCAAGCTTAGCTCGGCAGAAGCTTCCATTTCAGAGGCCGATGAGCCCCTGCCCGACATCGAGGACATCGAGACCTTGCTGCGGACTTTGCGTCTGGCCAGGATAGACCGCGAGAAGCGAGAGGCGGTTGAGAATtacgtcgagcacggcgccgacttGGAGGCGCTTCAACGCGAGATGCACGAGATCATGTCACTGTTCGTCTTTCAGGCTTCGCGAAAACAGCTTCTTGGTCATCTGATGCGAAAGCACGAAGAGACGGTGGCAAAACTGGCGGAGAAAGGGACGGAGAACAAAACCGGGTTGACGAAGcgccgcgaggccctcgatgccgccatcACACATGCCCATGAGGAAGTCAAAAGATTATCATACTGGAGCGACATGAAGCAGATGGCCGAGAATGGCGAGCTGAGGAGCTCGCTGGAGGCGGAGCAGGGCTGGTATGATACCGACGCGTACCAAGGGTTGGATCAAAGCGGGCCGTCGGCACCCAACAGGGGCAAGCTGCCGGGCCCCAAGGGAAAGGATCCCGCTTCGTAA
- a CDS encoding uncharacterized protein (COG:S~EggNog:ENOG503P6JJ~TransMembrane:1 (o587-610i)), whose product MSLGIKSIWRTRYTGTPGVSLLWRAGARSRAPVLAYSTSRSAAATEPRSPTAPGPAVDIEPQSQLRAEIVQSNHSRNQFLRNAFRAETPTIEEAVSRKLVSSPFVPMARDYPSRAAVKHSLAWCRKIARVQVGFDIIWQQYGSNTPSWTDTFNLLKKMTPKRSEDPNMAAVRIVLPKSWDLAVGAKKIEFVDSTTGLAAKLRVSADHQNPSAIVLRGQSSVLAKAVDELISACEDVEVFELGEVASFDYEMKRLWPAIEDAPDGGSSLPAGKLDSIWVHKELQTYWIDKPYEQTPRPTCWTKETFESYITALVCGRLRSHLAMPFYKQARRDGNLIDTDGIRISLILKAFEDPAAKDCVTPSVLKMAMAFMAHRGGHRASADRLFTLAEEWGLPLDTDAFNVMLDGYVSKRDVTFFHKFLQKMEARYFHPNARTWLLFLKLVQRDDERRQIIVAMYDLGLFEDPATRRGIAETMAGYDSYAAFKAGKKLDMFMADQTMRYGEDWFTVGALNLILKEFFRFHGSDSSRFGDFKSLIERQSEDGRRVDISTINLILEYCAEARDWKTALWALSRMAPFSCEPDHRTYQLLIALAANAQSPNALGVAFFYGVIDRKLRAPARKTMRHVLLDQNPASFWSRLRPSVFSRRMARTLENSPVGRPDNVVAGIEWAILGVCDGYRPARPLASALDVAFRTMDRPLHWQLKQRREPGARLEVRDFAARLVDPKGARPAMMVHLDARFTPETMLRDWYAAAATSSLAALSPV is encoded by the coding sequence ATGTCCTTGGGGATCAAGTCAATATGGAGGACTCGGTACACCGGCACGCCTGGAGTTTCTCTCCTTTGGAGAGCGGGCGCCCGCTCCAGAGCACCGGTGCTGGCGTACTCGACATCccgatccgccgccgcgactgaGCCCCGATCCCCAACTGCGCCGgggcccgccgtcgacatcgagCCGCAATCGCAGCTACGAGCCGAGATTGTACAGTCGAACCATTCCCGAAACCAGTTCCTTCGCAACGCCTTTCGTGCGGAGACGCCGACCATCGAGGAGGCTGTTTCGCGCAAGCTCGTCAGCTCGCCATTTGTGCCCATGGCAAGGGATTacccgtcgcgcgcggccgtcAAGCACAGCCTGGCGTGGTGTCGTAAGATTGCGAGGGTCCAAGTCGGGTTCGACATCATATGGCAGCAATATGGGTCCAATACCCCGAGCTGGACGGACACATTCAACCTGCTCAAGAAGATGACGCCCAAGAGGAGTGAGGACCCAAACATGGCAGCGGTGCGCATCGTGCTACCCAAGTCGTGGgatcttgccgtcggcgctaAGAAGATTGAGTTTGTGGACTCGACGACCGGGCTCGCGGCCAAGCTGCGCGTCTCGGCGGACCACCAGAACCCCTCGGCCATTGTGCTGCGGGGCCAGAGCTCGGTGTTGGCCAAGGCGGTTGACGAGCTGATTTCGGCGtgcgaggacgtcgaggtcttcgagctcggcgaggtcgcgTCCTTTGACTACGAGATGAAGCGCCTGTGGCCCGCGATCGAGGATGCGCCCGACGGGggctcgtcgctgccggcgggcaAGCTGGACAGCATCTGGGTGCACAAGGAGCTCCAGACGTATTGGATCGACAAGCCGTACGAGCAAACACCTCGGCCCACGTGTTGGACCAAGGAAACGTTCGAGTCCTACATCACGGCGCTTGTCTGCGGCCGTCTGCGGTCCCATCTCGCCATGCCCTTCTACAAGCAGGCCCGGAGGGACGGCAACCTCATCGACACCGACGGCATCAGAATCAGCCTCATTCTCAAAGCGTTCGAAGATCCGGCGGCTAAGGACTGCGTGACCCCCTCCGTTCTGAagatggccatggcgttCATGGCTCACCGGGGCGGTCACCGAGCCTCAGCCGACCGCCTTTTCACTCTGGCGGAGGAGTGGGGCTTGCCCCTGGATACGGATGCGTTCAACGTCATGCTGGATGGCTACGTCTCGAAGCGCGACGTGACATTCTTCCACAAGTTCCTCCAGAAGATGGAGGCGCGGTACTTTCACCCCAACGCGAGAACGTGGCTGCTCTTCCTCAAGCTGGTGCAGAGAGACGACGAGAGGAGGCAGATCATCGTGGCCATGTACGACCTCGGCCTGTTCGAGGACCccgcgacgcggcgcggcatcgcGGAAACCATGGCGGGGTACGACTCGTACGCGGCGTTCAAGGCCGGGAAGAAGCTCGACATGTTCATGGCGGACCAGACAATGCGCTACGGCGAGGACTGGTTCACGGTGGGCGCACTCAATCTCATCTTGAAGGAGTTCTTCCGGTTccacggcagcgacagcTCCCGATTCGGCGACTTCAAGTCCCTCATAGAGCGGCAATCCGAGGACGGGCGTAGGGTCGACATCAGCACCATCAACCTCATCCTAGAATActgcgccgaggcgcgggaCTGGAAGACGGCGCTGTGGGCCCTATCACGCATGGCGCCGTTCAGCTGTGAGCCTGATCACCGCACGTACCAGCTGCTCATCGCGCTCGCGGCCAACGCGCAGAGCCCCAacgcgctcggcgtcgcctttTTCTACGGCGTCATCGACCGCAAGCTGCGGGCCCCCGCGCGCAAGACCATGAGGCACGTGCTGCTCGACCAGAACCCCGCGTCGTTCTGGTCCCGCTTGCGGCCCAGCGTCTTCTCCCGCAGGATGGCCCGCACGCTCGAGAACAGCCCGGTCGGCCGCCCGGacaacgtcgtcgccggcatcgagtgggccatcctcggcgtctgcGACGGGTACAggcccgcccggcccctcgcctcggcgctcgacgtcgcgtTCCGCACCATGGACCGCCCGCTGCACTGGCAGTTGAAACAGCGTCGCGAGCCGGGCGCCCGCCTGGAGGTCAGGGACTTTGCTGCCCGGCTCGTCGATCCCAAGGGTGCGCGACCAGCCATGATGGTGCATCTGGACGCGCGCTTCACCCCGGAGACGATGCTTCGCGACTggtacgccgccgccgccacctcctctCTTGCCGCCCTCTCACCCGTATGA